One stretch of Numenius arquata chromosome 8, bNumArq3.hap1.1, whole genome shotgun sequence DNA includes these proteins:
- the LRRC41 gene encoding leucine-rich repeat-containing protein 41, with the protein MAAEGPGSLLALSAAAVSRSMGALERDVWALPGHLLRGLLPLLSVFRLERAEGAARRAGLSTQPIWRKLWDDVMKTRPPNSENITCWRKKFLETFFSNVLHGVLDVSSDWRLNDRHFSPLLHSSPHVSQLTLCNMLQGAVELAAEHNQKVLENLAVSLRILKFQHLLSSDQSIRRSLVLLLHRLIHHGSVSQVSMYSWPVPDTVLLVLILSMSAGFWRSGNALAYHSSPCGLCREEDTAQSQGSAQERGERGHCNKREWSDGEDQKGSPRAPQEDDAEVNRCRADACLNSVLSGPRSPLQNQACEESSSKVLCDHTSIQGGSSPRCISDQLSCHPILRKTRRRLKSAVGRKRRCLRRSRGPYADPEDLYDFVFTVAREDNSGLLDKNSTTEGENSENWTSSSPGSPCTGHAGSKKRGGPAGIFSLKAAHRFRSVSTLELFSIPLTGETCRTLSNLLSSWVSLENLVLSYNGLGANIFCILSGLRALSRHSDCHLRVVRVSDVFSHMPCMELVRCILSAFPQLHTLSVSFDLKNQLEGNRPEGNPGCSEAEIPESCLEQLEIRFPREPLHTTFLLPVLKASKSLQQLSLDSATLPCSQELGLLLEALKEYNPNLKKLSFHDMNLAEHQKEVLLLLQDPVLQEITFSFCRLFESSTTEFLSEIINTVKRNSSLKSLKLPGNRLGNHRLVALADIFSEDSSSSLCQLDVSSNCIKPDGLLEFTKKLEGHIQQRGGQIQFTHLRLFQNWLDQDAETAQEALRRLKAVCSVVNDSWDSSQAFADYISVM; encoded by the exons ATGGCGGCGGAGGGTCCGGGCAGCCTGTTGGCGCTGAGCGCGGCGGCGGTGAGCCGCAGCATGGGGGCCCTGGAGCGGGACGTCTGGG CGCTGCCCGGGCACCTCCTGCGGGGGCTCCTGCCGCTTCTCAGCGTCTTCCGACTCGAGCGGGCCGAGGGCGCCGCGCGGAGAGCAG gcCTCTCGACACAGCCCATCTGGCGCAAGCTGTGGGACGACGTGATGAAAACCAGGCCACCCAACTCGGAG AATATAACCTGTTGGAGGAAGAAGTTCCTTGAAACGTTCTTCTCAAACGTTCTTCATGGCGTCTTGGATGTTTCCTCTGACTGGCGTCTCAACGACCGGCATTTTTCGCCACTGCTCCACAGCTCCCCGCACGTTTCCCAGCTTACCCTCTGCAACATGCTGCAGGGCGCGGTGGAGCTCGCAGCCGAGCACAACCAGAAAGTGCTTGAAAACCTGGCTGTCTCCCTGCGGATCCTGAAGTTCCAGCACCTCCTCTCCTCCGACCAGTCCATCAGGAGGTCGCTGGTTTTACTTCTCCACCGGCTGATTCACCACGGCTCTGTCAGCCAAGTGTCCATGTATTCCTGGCCTGTTCCCGACACGGTTCTGCTCGTTCTCATTTTGAGCATGAGTGCTGGGTTCTGGCGCTCGGGAAACGCCCTGGCGTATCACAGCAGCCCATGTGGCCTTTGCAGAGAGGAGGACACAGCCCAAAGCCAGGGGTCAGCACAAGAGCGAGGAGAGAGGGGACACTGCAACAAGAGGGAGTGGAGCGATGGTGAGGACCAGAAGGGATCCCCCAGGGCCCCGCAGGAGGATGATGCAGAAGTCAACAGATGCAGGGCCGACGCTTGCCTGAACTCCGTCCTCTCTGGACCGAGAAGTCCTCTCCAAAACCAAGCGTGTGAGGAGTCAAGCAGCAAGGTGCTTTGTGACCACACCAGCATTCAGGGAGGGTCTTCTCCTCGTTGCATCTCAGACCAGCTGTCCTGTCACCCCATTCTTCGAAAGACACGCAGACGGCTGAAATCCGCGGTGGGGAGGAAACGTCGCTGCCTCAGACGAAGCAGGGGACCATATGCTGACCCAGAAGACCTGTATGATTTTGTTTTTACTGTCGCTAGAGAGGATAATTCAGGGTTACTCGACAAAAACAGCACCACAGAGGGAGAAAACTCTGAGAACTGGACTAGTTCCTCCCCGGGATCTCCATGCACTGGCCATGCTGGCTCTAAGAAAAGAGGAGGACCTGCTGGGATCTTTTCTCTGAAAGCTGCTCACCGCTTCCGAAGCGTCTCCACTCTGGAATTGTTCTCCATTCCTTTGACTGGGGAGACATGCCGGACTCTGAGTAACCTGCTGAGCTCCTGGGTGTCTTTAGAGAACTTGGTTCTGTCTTACAACG GCCTGGGTGCTAACATCTTCTGCATCCTCTCAGGGCTCCGGGCCCTCTCCCGCCACTCCGACTGCCACCTCCGCGTGGTGCGTGTGAGTGATGTCTTCTCCCACATGCCTTGCATGGAGCTTGTCCGCTGCATCCTGAGCGCCTTTCCCCAGCTCCACACGCTCTCAGTCAGCTTCGACCTCAAAAACCAGCTGGAAGGGAACAGGCCAGAGGGGAATCCAGGCTGCAGCGAGGCAGAAATCCCAG AGAGCTGCCTGGAGCAGCTAGAGATCCGATTCCCCAGGGAACCTCTGCACACCACATTTCTGCTGCCCGTGCTCAAGGCATCAAAGTCCCTCCAGCAGTTGTCCCTTGACAGCGCCACACTGCCCTGTTCTCAGGAGCTCGGACTCCTTTTGGAGGCGCTCAAAG agtATAATCCAAATTTGAAGAAACTGAGCTTTCATGATATGAACCTGGCTGagcaccagaaagaagttctgcTTTTGCTTCAGGATCCTGTCCTGCAAG aaatcacattttccttctgCCGGCTGTTTGAAAGCTCTACTACTGAGTTTTTGTCAGAAATAATCAATACAGTGAAAAGAAATTCATCTCTGAAGAGCCTCAAACTGCCTGGGAATCGCCTTG GGAATCACAGGCTGGTTGCCCTTGCGGACATTTTCTCCGAAGAttcctcttcttctctttgcCAGCTGGATGTCAG CTCAAATTGCATCAAACCTGATGGGCTCCTGGAGTTCACAAAGAAGCTGGAAGGCCACATCCAGCAGCGAGGGGGACAGATTCAATTCACACACCTCCGCCTCTTCCAAAATTGGCTGGACCAGGATGCTGAAACAGCTCAAGAAGCGCTTCGGCGTCTCAAAGCTGTGTGCAGCGTGGTCAATGACTCCTGGGACTCATCCCAGGCCTTTGCCGACTACATCAGTGTCATGTGA
- the UQCRH gene encoding cytochrome b-c1 complex subunit 6, mitochondrial, with protein MGLRDSVVHAGEPEEEEEEELVDPLTTIREHCEQSEKCVKARERLELCDARVSSRSQTEEQCTEELFDFLHARDHCVAHKLFKSLK; from the exons ATGGGGCTGCGGGACAGCGTCGTTCACGCCGGCGAGCCTGAG gaggaggaggaggaagagctggtg GATCCTTTAACCACCATCCGTGAGCACTGTGAACAGTCGGAGAAATGTGTGAAGGCGCGGGAGCGGCTGGAGCTGTGTGATGCCCGGGTGTCCTCCAGGTCCCAGACAGAAGAGCAGTGCACAGAGGAGCTTTTTGACTTCCTGCATGCCAGGGACCACTGT GTTGCTCACAAACTCTTTAAGAGCCTGAAGTGA